A single genomic interval of Eurosta solidaginis isolate ZX-2024a chromosome 3, ASM4086904v1, whole genome shotgun sequence harbors:
- the LOC137247203 gene encoding regucalcin-like, producing the protein MKRFIFAIGALAVLSYVQTATSYKLEALPNAYTLVGEGPHWDIKTQSLYFVDIDLAKLLRYDYKTNKTYSAVLQGEKFASFIIPIKGKKDKFVVGCDRRVVIVKWDGISPIAKVVYTAHEVEFGNEYHMNRFNDAKADKKGRLVAGTMWNDQSDLFTYRKGSLYSFQKKKKAKSIVPYAGISNGMTWNDKTKKFYFVDSANYNVTEFNYNYKTGTLNGDPRVVWQHETHMPDGMTIDADGNLYIATFSGSTIYKVNPKTKKTLMEIKFPTKQITSAAFGGPNLDILYVTTSALNNEPPPAGTTYQVTGLGAKGLPMTRVRI; encoded by the exons ATGAAGAG ATTTATCTTTGCTATCGGAGCCTTGGCTGTCCTAAGCTACGTTCAAACTGCG aCCTCCTATAAACTCGAGGCACTTCCAAATGCCTATACCTTAGTTGGTGAAGGTCCCCATTGGGATATTAAGACACAAAGTTTGTATTTCGTCGATATTGATTTGGCCAAATTATTACGCTATGACTACAAAACAAATAAAACCTATAGTGCCGTTCTACAGGGAGAGAAGTTCGCATCATTCATCATACCAATCAAAGGCAAAAAGGATAAATTTGTTGTAGGGTGTGATCGACGTGTTGTTATTGTCAAATGGGATGGTATATCACCCATAGCAAAAGTAGTATATACTGCGCATGAAGTTGAGTTTGGAAACGAGTATCATATGAATCGTTTCAATGATGCCAAGGCAGATAAAAAAGGACGTCTAGTAGCTGGTACTATGTGGAATGATCAAAGTGATCTCTTTACGTATCGTAAAGGATCATTGTATAGttttcaaaagaagaaaaaagcaaaatCAATTGTACCTTATGCGGGCATTTCTAATGGTATGACATGGAATGATAAAACGAAGAAATTTTATTTCGTTGACTCAGCTAATTACAATGTTACGGAGTTCAATTACAATTACAAAACAGGCACTTTAAATGGTGACCCAAGAGTTGTGTGGCAGCACGAAACACATATGCCAGATGGCATGACAATTGATGCGGACGGTAATCTCTATATAGCTACTTTCTCGGGATCAACTATCTATAAAGTCAACCCAAA AACCAAGAAGACACTTATGGAAATTAAGTTCCCCACTAAACAAATTACTTCAGCGGCATTTGGTGGTCCTAATTTGGATATTTTATACGTGACTACGTCTGCTTTGAACAACGAACCCCCACCAGCCGGTACGACTTACCAGGTAACAGGTTTGGGTGCGAAAGGTTTGCCGATGACACGGGTGCGGATATAA